A section of the Bacillus sp. V2I10 genome encodes:
- the kynU gene encoding kynureninase: protein MVLNNFQATLEYGKELDKEDILKHFREEFYLKPGTIYMDGNSLGLLSKRAERTLLESLDDWKEYGIDGWTQGNHPWFFMAEELGKKLAPLVGGSAEEVIVTGSTTVNLHQLVSTFYKPVGTRTKILADELTFPSDIYALQSQVRIHGYDPDTHLIRVKSRDGRFLEEDDIIDAMDETIALIVLPTVFYRSGQILDIKRLTEEAHKRGILIGFDGCHSVGSMPHSFSEWDVDFAFWCNYKHLNGGPGGVGGLFVNRKHFGKMPGLAGWFSSDKEKQFDMEHTLTPAHSAGAFQIGTPHVLSVAPLIGSLEIFTEAGIENIRQKSLKINQYLIDLIDNELADMGFVIGTPREDVRRGGHVSLEHKEAARICKSLKENGIIPDFRAPNIIRLAPVALYTSYEEVWQVVQILKKIMTEKEYEKFNNEREVVA, encoded by the coding sequence ATGGTTTTGAATAACTTTCAAGCAACTTTAGAATACGGGAAAGAATTGGATAAGGAAGACATTCTAAAACATTTTCGAGAAGAGTTTTATTTAAAGCCAGGAACCATTTATATGGATGGAAACTCATTGGGTCTTCTTTCGAAAAGAGCGGAAAGGACTCTCTTAGAATCCTTGGACGATTGGAAAGAATATGGAATCGATGGCTGGACACAGGGGAATCACCCATGGTTCTTTATGGCAGAGGAATTGGGCAAAAAGCTTGCGCCGTTAGTTGGAGGTTCTGCTGAGGAAGTTATTGTAACGGGTTCTACAACAGTCAATCTGCATCAGCTTGTATCTACGTTTTATAAGCCAGTAGGAACACGCACAAAAATTTTAGCGGATGAACTAACCTTTCCATCCGATATTTATGCTCTTCAAAGCCAGGTAAGGATTCATGGATATGATCCGGATACACATCTCATTCGTGTGAAAAGCCGCGATGGCCGCTTTTTAGAAGAGGATGATATTATCGATGCGATGGACGAGACAATCGCCTTAATCGTCTTGCCGACTGTCTTTTATCGCAGTGGTCAAATATTAGACATTAAACGGTTAACCGAAGAAGCACATAAAAGAGGTATTTTAATCGGCTTTGACGGTTGCCACTCAGTTGGTTCGATGCCGCATTCCTTCAGTGAATGGGATGTTGATTTTGCGTTTTGGTGCAATTATAAACATTTAAACGGCGGACCTGGTGGTGTTGGAGGCTTATTTGTCAATCGTAAGCATTTTGGAAAGATGCCTGGACTCGCTGGATGGTTTAGTTCTGATAAAGAAAAGCAATTCGATATGGAGCATACATTAACACCAGCTCATTCAGCAGGAGCGTTCCAAATTGGAACACCTCATGTGTTAAGCGTTGCCCCTTTGATTGGTTCTTTAGAAATTTTTACAGAAGCAGGTATTGAAAATATCCGCCAAAAATCACTTAAAATTAATCAATATTTAATAGATTTAATTGACAATGAATTAGCAGATATGGGCTTTGTCATTGGAACTCCAAGAGAAGATGTACGTCGCGGCGGGCATGTGAGCCTTGAACATAAAGAAGCAGCACGAATTTGTAAGTCATTGAAGGAAAACGGTATTATTCCGGATTTTAGAGCACCTAACATCATTCGACTTGCACCTGTTGCCCTTTATACCTCCTACGAGGAAGTTTGGCAAGTGGTTCAAATTCTTAAAAAGATCATGACGGAAAAAGAGTATGAGAAGTTTAACAATGAACGTGAAGTGGTGGCTTAA
- a CDS encoding amino acid permease — protein MKNNSVEGLKRELTTSQLSMIAMGMAIGTGLFLGSGLAIGTAGPSVLLSYTIGAFIVLLLMGCLAEMTVAHPTSGSFGTIADKYLHPMAGFLVRYSYWIAQVLAIGVEISAIAIYMKYWFPGVPGIVWIIIFATALIYVNATSVNAFATFEYWFSMIKVSAIVAFILLGAYVLFGTSGHENVGAKNLVDHGGFLPFGLKGMWIAVFISLFSFLGTELVAITAGEAKEPDVAVPKALKATVFRLSAFYVLTMAIMLMIVPWQSAGIEESPFVKVMEILNIPGASGVMNFIVITAALSSMNGQLYASSRTMYSLSSEKFAPAILGKLNKKGVPTAALTVSTMGIVLATAVNALLPESSYAFMIGISMFGSLFTWLMIFISHLFFRRKWEKIGGRKLPVRMIGFPYLTILGGLLLLSLMITAWFTDFKIMLQFGIPWLLFLSIAYFVMKKKNPQKSYVSQDEKAV, from the coding sequence ATGAAGAATAATAGCGTAGAGGGATTAAAACGAGAATTAACAACAAGTCAGCTTTCAATGATCGCGATGGGGATGGCGATTGGAACGGGGTTATTCCTTGGAAGTGGACTAGCCATTGGGACTGCAGGACCTAGTGTATTGCTCAGCTATACAATAGGGGCGTTCATCGTTTTATTATTAATGGGATGTTTGGCAGAAATGACGGTTGCCCATCCAACTTCGGGATCTTTTGGAACGATTGCTGATAAATATCTTCATCCCATGGCAGGCTTTCTTGTCCGATATTCATATTGGATTGCTCAAGTTCTTGCTATTGGTGTTGAAATAAGTGCGATCGCAATCTATATGAAATACTGGTTTCCAGGAGTCCCGGGGATTGTTTGGATCATCATTTTTGCAACAGCCCTCATTTATGTAAACGCTACCAGTGTGAATGCATTTGCAACATTTGAGTATTGGTTCTCGATGATAAAGGTTAGTGCCATTGTTGCTTTTATACTTCTTGGAGCGTATGTGCTGTTTGGAACTTCTGGTCATGAAAATGTAGGTGCTAAAAACCTAGTTGATCATGGAGGTTTTCTGCCATTTGGTTTAAAGGGTATGTGGATTGCCGTCTTTATTTCTCTTTTTAGCTTTTTGGGTACAGAATTGGTAGCGATTACGGCAGGTGAAGCAAAAGAGCCGGATGTAGCTGTACCGAAAGCATTGAAAGCAACTGTATTTCGATTGTCTGCTTTTTATGTGTTGACTATGGCGATCATGTTGATGATTGTGCCATGGCAATCGGCAGGAATTGAAGAAAGCCCGTTTGTAAAAGTAATGGAAATCTTAAATATACCTGGTGCTTCTGGAGTGATGAATTTTATTGTAATAACAGCAGCTTTATCATCGATGAACGGACAGCTGTATGCTTCATCACGAACCATGTATTCATTATCAAGTGAAAAGTTTGCACCAGCCATTCTAGGCAAACTTAATAAAAAAGGTGTTCCAACAGCTGCTCTTACCGTTTCAACAATGGGAATTGTGCTTGCTACTGCTGTAAATGCGCTCCTGCCTGAATCATCCTATGCATTTATGATAGGGATTTCCATGTTTGGTTCCCTTTTTACCTGGTTAATGATCTTCATTTCTCATTTATTTTTCCGAAGAAAATGGGAGAAAATAGGCGGGCGCAAATTACCGGTAAGAATGATTGGCTTTCCCTATTTAACGATATTGGGAGGACTTCTCTTACTAAGTTTAATGATCACAGCCTGGTTTACTGATTTCAAAATTATGCTCCAATTTGGTATCCCTTGGCTGCTGTTTTTATCAATTGCTTATTTTGTGATGAAAAAAAAGAATCCACAGAAATCTTATGTTTCGCAGGATGAAAAGGCTGTTTAG
- a CDS encoding putative phage abortive infection protein — protein MRNKVSYLKSKLTELSIWSLTFLGIILIITATVMPFKVREYYKPRIEEYKNLADIGAVGDFIGGTTVAFLTAASVVLLLATIIMQRKEIKISQQSILELVKQTEASVKQADESRKETQITNETMKRQQFETTFFNMITLHQNVVDKLSLKDTQGNKVIKKCLEAFSDYYFENANSEFKKMYLTDDFDEIVDLIGYLQRQSVSGMESVQLNSKKEVLKVFEELDFRDVLNLQNEKRMIKDFFNYAYNKPQEDLIRLAYYQFDLNYDSILGGYFNSISTILKFLHESQFESEDRQNNTQNNKIYREVLFSQFSPHELMMIYYYAKYLPFNDWLLIELKTYNLFYPRLGETLYLFWSVDKKHIEELSI, from the coding sequence TTGAGAAATAAAGTATCGTATTTAAAAAGTAAGTTAACAGAGCTTTCTATTTGGAGTTTAACATTCTTAGGAATTATTCTCATTATTACAGCAACAGTTATGCCATTTAAAGTAAGAGAATATTATAAGCCCCGTATAGAAGAGTATAAAAACCTAGCTGATATAGGAGCAGTAGGAGACTTTATAGGTGGAACAACTGTTGCTTTTTTAACAGCAGCAAGTGTAGTCTTATTATTGGCTACAATTATTATGCAGCGTAAAGAAATAAAAATTAGTCAACAGAGCATTTTAGAATTAGTGAAGCAAACTGAGGCATCAGTCAAACAAGCAGATGAATCTAGAAAAGAAACTCAAATAACAAATGAAACAATGAAAAGGCAACAATTTGAAACAACTTTTTTTAATATGATTACCTTACATCAAAATGTTGTAGATAAATTAAGTTTAAAAGATACTCAAGGGAATAAGGTTATTAAAAAATGTCTCGAAGCGTTTTCGGATTATTATTTTGAGAATGCAAATTCAGAATTTAAAAAGATGTATTTAACTGATGATTTTGATGAAATTGTTGATTTAATTGGTTACTTACAAAGACAATCAGTTTCTGGAATGGAATCCGTTCAATTAAATAGTAAAAAAGAAGTGTTAAAAGTTTTCGAAGAACTCGATTTTAGAGATGTATTAAACCTTCAAAATGAAAAAAGAATGATAAAAGATTTTTTTAATTATGCTTACAATAAACCTCAAGAGGATCTAATCCGTTTAGCCTATTATCAATTCGATTTAAATTATGATAGCATTCTAGGGGGCTATTTTAATAGCATCTCTACAATTCTGAAATTTTTGCATGAGAGTCAATTTGAAAGTGAAGACAGACAAAATAATACCCAAAACAATAAAATATACAGAGAAGTTTTATTCTCGCAGTTTTCTCCACATGAACTGATGATGATTTATTATTATGCTAAATATTTACCATTTAATGATTGGTTGCTAATAGAATTAAAGACTTATAATTTGTTCTATCCACGTTTAGGGGAGACACTGTATTTATTCTGGTCTGTTGATAAAAAGCATATTGAAGAATTATCAATATAA
- the ald gene encoding alanine dehydrogenase: protein MIIGIPKEIKNNENRVALTPAGVVSFVNAGHKVLVEKNAGAGSGFANEDYLNTGAEIIEDVTEVWAKSDMIMKVKEPLPSEYGYFREGLILFTYLHLAAELALAQALREKRVLAIAYETVSVNHSLPLLTPMSEVAGRMAAQIGAQFLQKSNGGKGILLAGVPGVNRGKVTIIGGGIVGMNAAKMAVGLGADVTIIDLSADRLRQLDDIFGNQIKTLISNPFNIAEAVAEADLLVGAVLIPGAKAPKLVTEEMVKTMKPGSVVVDVAIDQGGIVETIDHITTHDNPTYEKHGVVHYAVANMPGAVPRTSTIALTNVTLPYALQMANKGVYKAIAENEALKLGVNTANGEITFEAVAKDLCYNYVRVEDALEKGMVAL, encoded by the coding sequence ATGATCATCGGTATACCTAAAGAAATTAAAAATAACGAAAACCGTGTTGCTTTAACTCCAGCTGGAGTCGTTTCATTCGTAAATGCCGGGCATAAAGTATTAGTTGAGAAAAACGCTGGTGCGGGCAGTGGTTTTGCAAATGAAGATTACTTAAATACTGGGGCAGAAATTATTGAAGATGTGACAGAGGTATGGGCTAAATCAGATATGATTATGAAAGTGAAAGAGCCGCTTCCAAGTGAGTATGGTTATTTCCGTGAAGGCTTAATTTTATTCACTTATTTACATTTGGCCGCTGAACTTGCTTTAGCTCAGGCGCTTAGAGAAAAGAGAGTTCTTGCCATTGCCTATGAAACCGTTTCAGTAAATCACTCTTTACCGCTGCTTACTCCAATGAGTGAGGTTGCTGGCCGGATGGCAGCACAAATCGGCGCACAATTTTTACAAAAATCAAACGGTGGTAAAGGAATTCTCCTGGCAGGTGTTCCGGGTGTGAACCGTGGGAAAGTGACCATTATCGGCGGCGGTATCGTGGGTATGAACGCAGCGAAAATGGCAGTTGGATTAGGTGCTGATGTAACGATTATCGATTTAAGTGCTGATCGGTTACGTCAATTGGATGATATTTTTGGCAATCAAATTAAAACACTCATATCCAACCCATTCAATATCGCAGAGGCAGTAGCAGAAGCTGACCTTTTAGTTGGTGCTGTCTTAATTCCAGGTGCAAAAGCTCCTAAACTGGTAACAGAAGAAATGGTAAAGACGATGAAACCTGGTTCTGTTGTCGTTGATGTGGCCATTGACCAAGGTGGTATCGTTGAAACGATCGATCATATTACAACACATGACAATCCAACCTATGAAAAGCATGGAGTCGTTCATTACGCTGTAGCCAACATGCCTGGTGCGGTTCCAAGAACCTCTACCATTGCGTTAACGAACGTTACCCTTCCATATGCATTACAGATGGCAAACAAAGGTGTATATAAAGCAATCGCTGAAAACGAAGCATTAAAACTTGGAGTAAACACAGCAAATGGTGAAATTACGTTTGAAGCAGTTGCCAAAGACCTTTGTTACAACTATGTAAGAGTCGAAGATGCTTTAGAAAAAGGAATGGTTGCACTATAA
- a CDS encoding YolD-like family protein: MLRDRGKMKWQGFFMTEHLKLLWDMEEEYLKTARPLLDEGQIEDLERLLSESLQEKILLEIVTWKGLMFVFVELFDLILESFGVLFPDSSPQKLIIHLH; this comes from the coding sequence ATGCTTAGAGACCGGGGAAAAATGAAGTGGCAAGGTTTCTTTATGACGGAACATTTAAAGCTGCTGTGGGATATGGAAGAGGAATATCTAAAAACAGCTAGACCGCTGTTAGACGAGGGACAAATTGAAGACTTGGAACGACTTCTATCAGAAAGCCTGCAAGAAAAGATCTTACTGGAAATCGTCACATGGAAAGGATTAATGTTTGTGTTTGTGGAATTGTTTGATTTAATACTTGAATCATTTGGTGTACTGTTTCCGGACTCTTCTCCCCAGAAATTAATAATACATTTGCATTGA
- a CDS encoding YjjG family noncanonical pyrimidine nucleotidase — protein sequence MKYEIILFDVDDTLFDFSMSEKKALHKAFVEFGLPTGLVDYEANYKEISKVLWRDLEQGLTNLSELGVERFRRLFLAHELEINADTFSSVYLGYLGNETHLVQGAVELCDNLTGCRLAIITNGFTDVQTSRIGSSPLCNTFEHIIISEEAGFQKPEKGIFDYAFSKLQITDKAKVLIVGDSLTSDIQGGINYGIDTCWFNPHLKENNIGIKPTFEIRELTDLIKIVGKMDS from the coding sequence ATGAAATACGAAATCATATTGTTCGATGTTGATGATACATTGTTCGACTTCAGTATGTCGGAAAAAAAGGCACTACATAAAGCTTTTGTAGAGTTCGGGTTGCCTACGGGATTGGTGGATTATGAAGCCAATTACAAAGAGATTAGCAAGGTATTATGGAGAGATTTGGAACAGGGGCTTACTAATTTATCAGAACTGGGAGTAGAGAGATTTAGGAGGTTGTTCCTTGCGCATGAGCTTGAAATCAATGCAGATACGTTCAGCAGTGTTTATCTTGGATATTTGGGCAATGAAACACATCTTGTACAGGGAGCCGTAGAATTATGTGATAATCTTACCGGTTGTCGGCTTGCCATTATAACAAACGGATTCACGGATGTGCAGACATCACGAATCGGGAGCTCTCCTCTCTGTAATACTTTTGAGCATATTATTATTTCTGAAGAAGCTGGATTCCAGAAGCCCGAAAAGGGTATTTTCGATTACGCGTTTTCCAAGCTACAGATTACAGATAAAGCTAAAGTGTTGATCGTGGGCGATTCTTTGACCTCCGATATTCAGGGGGGGATAAATTACGGGATTGACACCTGCTGGTTCAATCCGCATCTTAAGGAAAACAATATAGGAATTAAGCCGACGTTTGAAATCCGTGAGCTGACGGATCTTATAAAGATTGTAGGTAAGATGGATAGTTGA
- a CDS encoding TetR/AcrR family transcriptional regulator — MNQNKVVDKRHLRSMMTRQKLLEAAKEVFLQEGFQKATISQMIKKANIGYGTAYVHFEGKEDLLIVLMEDVMERFYEIAEISFLPKSKQDAEAIISKQANAFLLMAEAERDMMQVFEQAIRVSSLVSDKWKAIREKFIQRISMDVAYAQQKGLARAELNHEIVTRGWFFTNEMYLWEIVRNEHHGSVEEVAKTITSVYVKGLYI, encoded by the coding sequence ATGAATCAAAATAAAGTAGTGGATAAACGACATTTACGCTCGATGATGACACGGCAAAAATTATTAGAAGCAGCAAAGGAAGTTTTTCTTCAAGAAGGTTTTCAAAAAGCAACGATTTCGCAAATGATTAAAAAAGCAAACATCGGATACGGAACTGCCTATGTTCATTTTGAAGGAAAAGAAGATCTTTTAATTGTATTGATGGAGGATGTCATGGAGCGATTTTATGAAATTGCCGAGATCTCCTTCCTGCCAAAATCAAAACAAGACGCAGAGGCAATCATTAGCAAACAAGCGAATGCTTTTTTATTAATGGCAGAAGCCGAGAGGGATATGATGCAAGTCTTTGAACAGGCAATTAGGGTTTCTTCTTTAGTTTCAGACAAATGGAAAGCGATTCGCGAAAAATTTATTCAGCGTATTTCAATGGACGTTGCCTATGCACAACAAAAGGGATTAGCCCGAGCAGAATTAAATCATGAGATTGTGACACGAGGCTGGTTTTTCACAAATGAAATGTACCTATGGGAAATTGTCCGGAACGAACATCATGGTTCTGTTGAAGAGGTCGCTAAAACGATCACGTCTGTTTACGTCAAAGGACTGTATATATAA
- a CDS encoding sigma-54-dependent Fis family transcriptional regulator — protein MGKSILFEVQEEVNLIAEAIKSVLDLEVIIYDQNKVVVAATGGGHHAVVGEQVRGHIIKEVIKTDMPLYNFEPGFHEVCKSCILQGNCPEKADVSFPLKHEGQTIGVISLTAFSEKQKAELKERHLVLSNYLGKMADLLSSKINAKSLLEKYLHMFQMLQVAIQSMYEGILAVDQNGYILELNRSAEKILKMNRIEVLKLNISDITPDLPITKVLSTAKGYSDIEFSLHIHKRKIQVIGSVIPLVYEGLIIGIAISFKALRDVQKLAYSITSEIDDSTFDIIIGKSKAILQAKSTAKQISASDSTIIFMGESGTGKELFARAVHQESQRVNKPFRAINCAAIPEHLLESELFGYSEGAFTGARKKGKPGKFEMANGGTIFLDEIGDMPLHLQVKILRVLEERRVERIGSNSSLDIDVRVLAATHKNLEQMVIDGEFREDLFYRLNVIPLHIPPLRERVGDVSVLLRHFVKHYVNITGKQVSGFTPEAEDCLCSYTWPGNIRELQNTVEYAINMTKSLWISLGDLPTRVKPKINHSVLNQDLTLEAMEEKMILQSLKKHGDTLSGKKEAARELGINVATLYRKINKFDINRKMQM, from the coding sequence ATGGGGAAATCGATCCTTTTTGAAGTGCAAGAAGAAGTAAATTTGATAGCAGAAGCAATAAAATCTGTCTTGGATTTGGAAGTCATTATTTATGATCAGAATAAAGTGGTAGTTGCTGCTACAGGCGGTGGTCATCATGCTGTTGTAGGTGAACAGGTTAGAGGACATATTATTAAAGAAGTGATAAAAACAGATATGCCTCTATATAACTTCGAACCAGGATTTCATGAAGTTTGTAAAAGCTGCATTCTCCAGGGAAACTGCCCTGAAAAAGCTGATGTGTCTTTTCCTCTAAAGCATGAGGGGCAAACCATAGGGGTGATTAGTTTAACGGCTTTTTCCGAAAAGCAAAAGGCGGAATTAAAAGAAAGGCACCTTGTTTTATCGAATTACCTTGGGAAAATGGCTGACTTACTCAGTAGTAAAATAAATGCAAAATCGTTGTTGGAAAAATATTTACACATGTTCCAAATGCTTCAAGTGGCTATACAATCGATGTATGAAGGCATCCTCGCGGTAGATCAAAACGGATATATCTTAGAACTAAATCGTTCTGCTGAGAAGATACTGAAGATGAACAGAATTGAAGTCCTTAAGCTGAATATTTCCGATATCACTCCTGATTTGCCAATTACGAAGGTATTATCTACAGCGAAAGGGTATTCAGACATTGAATTTTCACTTCATATACATAAAAGAAAGATTCAAGTGATCGGTAGTGTTATTCCACTTGTTTATGAGGGTCTTATTATTGGAATTGCCATTTCATTTAAGGCCTTAAGGGATGTACAAAAATTGGCATATTCTATCACATCAGAAATAGACGATTCAACCTTTGATATTATTATAGGGAAAAGTAAAGCTATTCTGCAGGCCAAAAGTACAGCCAAGCAAATCTCAGCGTCTGACTCCACCATAATATTTATGGGCGAAAGTGGGACTGGTAAAGAACTTTTCGCGAGGGCCGTGCATCAAGAAAGTCAAAGGGTAAACAAACCCTTTAGGGCTATAAATTGTGCGGCAATACCAGAACACCTACTAGAGAGTGAATTATTTGGATATAGTGAAGGGGCATTTACAGGCGCGAGGAAAAAGGGAAAACCTGGAAAGTTTGAGATGGCAAATGGAGGAACTATATTTTTAGATGAAATCGGTGACATGCCTCTTCATTTACAAGTGAAAATTTTGCGGGTGTTAGAAGAAAGAAGAGTTGAAAGGATTGGTTCAAATTCTTCTTTAGATATTGATGTTCGAGTGCTGGCAGCAACCCATAAAAACTTAGAACAAATGGTAATAGACGGAGAATTCAGAGAGGATTTATTTTATCGCTTAAATGTTATTCCTCTTCACATTCCTCCATTGAGAGAAAGAGTGGGAGATGTTTCAGTGCTTCTTCGCCATTTTGTTAAACATTATGTAAATATCACAGGAAAACAAGTAAGTGGTTTTACACCAGAGGCTGAAGACTGTTTATGTTCTTATACCTGGCCAGGAAATATAAGAGAGCTTCAAAATACAGTAGAATACGCTATTAATATGACAAAATCTTTATGGATTTCATTAGGAGATTTACCAACTAGGGTTAAACCAAAAATAAATCACAGTGTTTTAAATCAAGATTTGACTTTAGAAGCTATGGAAGAAAAAATGATTTTGCAATCCTTAAAAAAACACGGTGATACACTAAGCGGAAAGAAAGAGGCTGCAAGAGAATTAGGAATAAACGTAGCCACTCTTTATAGAAAAATCAATAAGTTTGATATTAATCGCAAAATGCAAATGTAA